The following are from one region of the Candidatus Margulisiibacteriota bacterium genome:
- a CDS encoding ATP-binding protein, translating to MSPNNLVLLISALVSFCLGGFVYAQGRGKILNVTLALLSLATFGWCFGQFMGEVVSTKGAVLFWTRFNLAAAVFIPLFYFHFVLALVGRLSRAKLFLALAYLAAGALLVLVLTPLFVADVAPYPGYRFYPVPGPAYSLFALYLGVLFLAGFAQLVGQAWRGVGAEQNQAFYVLLASIVGFLGGMTAFFPVFNFDWPVVSHYAMPLYLGLTVYAIVKHRLLAIDVVFRTGLVYTVLTVFFAGFYALGILLAGRAFQEIIHFSGPVATLVVVFISVIVFQPLKDRVQAWVDRLFARGSYYYQQLVNDLSAENIKLYRGLIQADKLGAIGVIAAGMAHEIKNPLASIKGLTQVLPENLDDKEFIVKYIEIVPRQLDRINRIVEDLLAFSQPKELVVRPVDPEKVLTDVLRLVEGQCRKAGITVVTDCRPVPALQADPERLDQVFMNIILNAIQAMPNGGTVNVKCQMTNDKCLIEISDSGQGIPAEKLPNIFDPFYTTKERGSGLGLAVTYRIVKEHGGEITAESQAGKGTTFKIWLPTAPKRSV from the coding sequence CAGCACGAAAGGGGCGGTCCTTTTTTGGACCAGGTTCAACCTGGCTGCGGCGGTTTTTATCCCGCTTTTCTACTTTCATTTTGTCTTGGCTTTGGTCGGGCGGCTGTCACGGGCCAAGCTCTTCCTGGCCCTGGCTTATCTCGCGGCCGGCGCTTTGCTGGTGCTCGTCCTGACCCCGTTATTTGTCGCCGATGTCGCCCCGTACCCCGGCTACCGCTTTTATCCTGTTCCTGGTCCGGCCTATTCTCTCTTTGCCCTCTACCTGGGCGTTCTTTTTCTGGCCGGCTTTGCCCAGCTTGTTGGCCAAGCCTGGCGCGGCGTCGGCGCGGAGCAGAACCAGGCATTTTACGTTCTACTCGCTTCGATCGTCGGTTTCCTTGGCGGGATGACCGCTTTTTTCCCGGTCTTTAACTTTGATTGGCCGGTCGTCAGCCATTACGCCATGCCGCTCTACCTGGGGCTGACCGTCTACGCGATCGTTAAACACCGCTTGCTGGCGATCGACGTAGTTTTCCGGACCGGCTTGGTCTATACCGTGCTGACGGTCTTTTTTGCCGGTTTCTACGCCCTCGGCATCTTGCTGGCCGGCCGGGCCTTCCAGGAGATAATCCATTTTAGCGGGCCGGTCGCGACGCTGGTCGTCGTCTTTATCTCCGTCATTGTTTTCCAGCCGCTCAAGGACCGGGTGCAGGCCTGGGTCGACCGGCTTTTTGCCCGCGGCAGTTATTATTACCAGCAACTGGTCAACGACCTCTCGGCCGAGAACATCAAGCTCTACCGCGGCCTGATCCAGGCGGACAAACTGGGGGCGATCGGGGTGATCGCCGCCGGAATGGCCCACGAGATAAAAAATCCTCTCGCCTCGATCAAGGGGCTGACCCAGGTCTTGCCGGAAAATCTAGATGATAAAGAGTTCATCGTTAAATATATCGAGATCGTCCCGCGCCAGCTTGACCGGATCAACCGGATCGTTGAGGACCTGCTTGCTTTCAGCCAGCCGAAGGAACTGGTGGTCCGGCCGGTCGATCCGGAAAAAGTCCTGACCGACGTCCTCCGGCTGGTTGAGGGGCAATGCCGCAAAGCGGGCATTACGGTCGTGACCGACTGCCGGCCGGTCCCGGCGCTCCAGGCCGACCCGGAGCGCCTGGACCAGGTCTTTATGAACATTATCCTGAACGCGATCCAGGCGATGCCGAACGGTGGGACCGTAAATGTCAAATGTCAAATGACAAATGACAAATGTTTGATCGAAATATCGGATTCCGGCCAGGGGATACCGGCGGAGAAGTTGCCAAACATCTTCGACCCGTTCTATACTACTAAAGAGCGGGGGAGCGGGTTGGGGTTGGCCGTCACTTACCGGATCGTCAAGGAACATGGCGGCGAGATCACGGCCGAAAGCCAGGCCGGAAAGGGAACAACCTTCAAGATATGGCTTCCTACAGCACCAAAGCGATCAGTTTAA
- the recO gene encoding DNA repair protein RecO, with protein sequence MASYSTKAISLKTAPFAEADKMVTLFTRDYGKLRVLAKSARRVPSRLGGRVEPFTYGSFFLAKCRSLDIISECEVLDSFQSLRENSEALQIGLYILKLIDLGTAEGQHYPELFDLLLKALIVLKEKKDPRKIKLRFEKAFLRLEGIYREGTEPKYCLSEHVGVDLRRW encoded by the coding sequence ATGGCTTCCTACAGCACCAAAGCGATCAGTTTAAAAACGGCGCCATTCGCGGAAGCGGACAAGATGGTGACGCTCTTTACTCGCGACTACGGCAAGCTCCGCGTCCTGGCCAAGAGCGCCCGGCGGGTCCCGTCGCGGCTGGGCGGCCGGGTGGAGCCGTTCACCTACGGCAGTTTTTTCCTTGCCAAGTGCCGCTCGCTTGACATCATCTCCGAGTGCGAGGTGCTGGACAGTTTTCAGTCGCTCCGGGAAAACTCGGAGGCCCTGCAGATCGGGCTCTACATTCTTAAGCTCATTGACCTCGGGACGGCGGAAGGACAGCATTATCCCGAGCTCTTCGATCTCCTGCTCAAAGCGCTGATCGTGCTCAAAGAGAAAAAGGACCCGCGCAAGATCAAGCTCCGTTTTGAAAAGGCGTTTCTTCGGCTGGAGGGGATCTACCGTGAGGGGACAGAACCGAAATATTGCTTGAGCGAGCATGTCGGAGTAGACTTAAGGCGATGGTAG
- a CDS encoding MFS transporter — MVEIKIKRIGFGAVFSNFGFMLLWLGQLTSQLADRIFVYVLMILIYQSTHSNLGVALPLLAFGIPSVLISPWAGIIVDRIDRKGILVISDIVRGLLILLLIPLIAKSLLWIFLVSLLIYTAAQFFAPAESSSIPELVEKHNLIVANSLFMITWMASSVVGFGLGAPIVNLFSEKTTFVIAAVLYFFSAAAILLIPLKPVTQPKTRREIWNDILIGFKFIQRNDVVKYSLLKLFVAASAIATLSLLAISYASDILKIGERNFGYLIIAAGVGMVIGMFTLERLRHYFKMGTIVVASFLGSGLLLIWLANIRNIHLAMFLIMLLGLGNIYITSSIQTILQHAIPRQIRGRVFGVQNMVVNSAFTLPVVLFGFIADLFGILAAISLLGVIVLLMGVAGLFLPKFKTV; from the coding sequence ATGGTAGAAATTAAAATTAAAAGGATCGGTTTCGGGGCGGTCTTCTCGAACTTCGGCTTTATGCTCCTCTGGCTGGGACAGCTGACCTCCCAGCTGGCCGACCGGATCTTTGTTTACGTCCTGATGATCCTGATCTACCAATCGACCCACTCCAACCTGGGCGTTGCTCTGCCACTGCTCGCCTTCGGTATCCCGTCGGTACTGATCTCTCCTTGGGCGGGGATAATCGTTGACCGGATTGATCGGAAGGGGATACTGGTCATTAGTGATATCGTTCGCGGCCTGCTTATTTTATTATTGATCCCGCTGATCGCCAAGTCGCTTCTCTGGATATTCCTGGTCAGCTTGCTGATCTACACGGCGGCGCAGTTCTTCGCCCCGGCGGAAAGTTCCTCTATCCCGGAACTGGTCGAGAAGCATAACCTGATCGTCGCTAATTCTCTTTTTATGATCACCTGGATGGCCTCTTCGGTCGTCGGTTTCGGTCTGGGGGCGCCGATCGTCAACCTCTTCTCCGAAAAGACCACCTTTGTTATTGCCGCGGTCCTCTACTTCTTCTCGGCGGCGGCGATCCTCCTGATCCCGCTCAAGCCGGTGACCCAGCCCAAGACCCGCCGCGAGATCTGGAACGACATCCTGATCGGCTTCAAGTTTATCCAGCGCAACGACGTCGTCAAATACTCTCTTTTAAAACTTTTCGTCGCCGCCTCGGCGATCGCTACCCTTTCGCTCCTGGCGATCTCTTACGCCAGCGATATCTTGAAGATCGGCGAGCGGAACTTCGGTTACCTGATCATTGCCGCCGGGGTGGGGATGGTTATTGGCATGTTCACCCTGGAACGGCTCCGCCATTATTTCAAGATGGGGACGATAGTCGTGGCGAGCTTTCTCGGTTCCGGGCTCCTCTTGATCTGGCTGGCCAATATCCGCAACATTCACCTGGCCATGTTCCTGATCATGCTCCTCGGGCTGGGCAATATTTACATCACCTCGAGCATCCAGACTATTTTGCAACACGCCATCCCGCGCCAGATCCGCGGGCGGGTCTTTGGGGTCCAGAACATGGTCGTCAATTCGGCTTTCACTCTGCCCGTTGTCCTCTTCGGCTTTATTGCCGATCTCTTTGGTATCCTGGCCGCGATCTCACTGCTTGGCGTGATCGTCCTGTTGATGGGCGTGGCCGGATTGTTCCTGCCGAAATTCAAGACCGTTTAA
- a CDS encoding radical SAM protein: protein MAKTANYYVTFRSNDTCEFHTIWQDEEFQKIGESGYQDVLKQLKQQGVKRLNITGGEPLLRDGLPDLLKQAKASGFETQLSTNGILYADLAGHLTGLVDRLYFALDYPFASEHDRSRGVECFKTALAAIEQARTLNQRPIIKFTMTRESVRFLPEMVDLAARLRVPVYLSPVYDHFGLQGFEPSTIDHILYYSRRRHVLVNRAALEFVKRGGNNLVLSRCRAQETTVTILPDGRQVLPCFFNQAGRQGQAAACASCLRWPYILPSFTRGIDKYYWLNLYSEMINRRKLA from the coding sequence ATGGCAAAAACCGCTAACTATTACGTCACTTTCCGCAGTAACGATACCTGCGAGTTCCACACGATTTGGCAGGACGAAGAATTCCAAAAGATCGGGGAATCAGGTTATCAGGATGTTCTGAAGCAGTTAAAGCAGCAAGGGGTCAAGCGGCTCAACATTACCGGTGGCGAACCTCTCCTCCGGGACGGACTGCCCGACCTGTTAAAACAAGCCAAAGCTTCTGGTTTTGAAACCCAACTGTCAACCAACGGTATCCTCTACGCCGACCTGGCTGGGCACTTAACTGGTTTGGTCGACAGGCTGTACTTTGCGCTCGATTATCCCTTTGCTTCCGAACATGACCGGAGCCGCGGGGTGGAGTGTTTTAAGACAGCGCTCGCGGCGATCGAACAGGCGCGAACGCTTAATCAGCGACCGATCATCAAGTTTACTATGACTCGGGAGAGCGTCCGCTTCCTGCCGGAGATGGTCGATCTCGCGGCCAGGCTCCGCGTGCCGGTCTATCTTAGCCCGGTTTACGACCACTTTGGCTTGCAAGGTTTTGAGCCGAGCACCATCGACCACATACTTTATTATTCCCGCCGGCGCCACGTTCTGGTCAACCGGGCGGCGCTCGAATTCGTGAAAAGAGGAGGGAATAATCTGGTCTTGTCCCGCTGCCGGGCGCAAGAGACGACCGTGACTATTCTCCCCGACGGCCGCCAGGTCTTGCCCTGTTTCTTCAACCAGGCGGGGAGGCAGGGGCAGGCGGCGGCCTGCGCTTCTTGCCTGCGCTGGCCGTATATATTACCTTCGTTTACCAGAGGGATCGATAAATATTACTGGCTGAATCTTTATTCGGAAATGATCAACAGAAGGAAATTGGCCTGA